A single Alteribacter lacisalsi DNA region contains:
- the rsmG gene encoding 16S rRNA (guanine(527)-N(7))-methyltransferase RsmG, with translation MNREQFRQELAKRDIVLNDDQAAKFETYFNVLTDWNERMNLTAITDRDGVYLKHFFDSLSAAFYYDFKSVQTVADIGAGAGFPSLPLKICFPHLDVTIVDSLNKRITFLHALAEELELTGVSFFHDRAEQFARKKEHREQYDLVMARAVARLPVLSELCLPLVKKNGTFLAMKGAGGEEEVGESEKAFRLLGGRLRRTDRFLLPEEESERVIVQVEKMNPTQKKYPRKPGTPNRQPLL, from the coding sequence ATGAACCGAGAACAATTCCGGCAGGAGTTGGCAAAAAGAGATATTGTCCTGAACGATGATCAGGCAGCCAAGTTCGAGACATACTTCAACGTTCTGACCGACTGGAATGAACGAATGAACCTGACTGCAATTACAGACCGGGACGGTGTATATCTTAAACATTTCTTTGACTCCCTATCTGCTGCTTTTTATTACGATTTTAAGAGTGTTCAAACGGTAGCTGATATTGGTGCAGGAGCAGGATTTCCAAGTCTGCCCCTGAAAATCTGTTTTCCTCATTTGGATGTAACGATTGTAGATTCGCTTAACAAGCGGATTACGTTTCTGCACGCTCTGGCAGAAGAGCTTGAGTTAACGGGGGTATCTTTTTTTCATGACAGGGCAGAGCAGTTTGCCAGAAAAAAAGAGCACCGCGAACAGTACGATCTTGTAATGGCCCGTGCAGTGGCCCGCCTTCCGGTCCTTAGCGAGCTTTGTCTGCCTCTTGTGAAAAAAAATGGCACATTCCTGGCCATGAAAGGGGCAGGCGGGGAAGAGGAAGTGGGAGAATCAGAGAAGGCGTTCCGTCTTTTAGGAGGCCGTCTGCGGCGAACTGACCGCTTTCTCCTGCCTGAAGAAGAGAGCGAACGTGTGATCGTCCAGGTTGAAAAAATGAATCCCACCCAGAAAAAATATCCCCGAAAGCCCGGAACGCCAAACCGCCAGCCCCTTCTGTAA